Part of the bacterium genome, TTCCCGATCGAGTCTTCCTTCCGCGTCTCTTCTTCGATGTCTTCGGGAGACAGCCGCATCAGTCGAAGAGCCTCTTCTTCACCCTGCTCGAATGCGCTCGGATCTGTCGTGACGCAGAACTCGACCATGATCCCGTTCGGATCGAGGGTGTAGATCGAAGTGCACCAGCCGTGATCGATTTTGAGAATGTCCTTGATGCCGCGTTCGTGCATCTGCTTGGTCATCGTCTCCAGTTCTTCGAGACTGTCGAGTCGGAAGGCGATGTGGTTTGTCCACTGTGGAAGTCCGAGTCCACTCGAGATCTCCGTCTTGAAGTCCGCGTCCTCACCCACACCGCTGACTTCAAAGAAGGCAATGGCTTCGCCGCCTCCCATGCCGAAGAAGAAGTGGCGGAAATAGCCATCGCCCTGGCGGTGGTTTTCCGTGCGAAGCAGCGGCATTCCGAGTTTTCCGCTGTAGAAGTCGTAGGTGGCTTCGGAATCGCGGGTCGTGTACGCG contains:
- a CDS encoding VOC family protein; the encoded protein is MASPLASRSVHHVAYTTRDSEATYDFYSGKLGMPLLRTENHRQGDGYFRHFFFGMGGGEAIAFFEVSGVGEDADFKTEISSGLGLPQWTNHIAFRLDSLEELETMTKQMHERGIKDILKIDHGWCTSIYTLDPNGIMVEFCVTTDPSAFEQGEEEALRLMRLSPEDIEEETRKEDSIGKRV